The Terriglobus tenax genome contains a region encoding:
- the carA gene encoding glutamine-hydrolyzing carbamoyl-phosphate synthase small subunit has product MQAILALEDGRIFRGKGFGAKAECYGEVVFNTSLTGYQEIFTDPSYAGQIVVLTNPQIGNYGTTPSDAEASRPYIEGLVVREFSPISSNWRSTQVTDEYLERYNVPVISDIDTRAVVRHLRNHGVMRGVISTLETDAEKLVAKARAIKKMEGTDLASVVTTKTIYEFDAEDPRNQAGDPLLPQARDSKGEPLHVVAYDFGIKQNILRMLTREGCRVTVVPATTSAEDVLAMNPDGIFFSNGPGDPEPLEYAIENARKLKGQKPMFGICLGHQIFGLALGGKTYKLKFGHHGGNHPIMNKQTEKVEITAQNHNFNVDPASLPADVAVTHVNLNDETLAGLKHKTDPMFSVQYHPEASPGPHDSHYLFQDFRKMMEEWKK; this is encoded by the coding sequence ATGCAAGCCATCCTAGCGCTCGAAGACGGGCGCATCTTTCGCGGTAAAGGTTTCGGCGCCAAAGCCGAATGCTATGGAGAGGTCGTTTTCAATACATCGTTGACCGGATACCAGGAGATCTTCACCGATCCCTCGTACGCCGGGCAGATTGTTGTATTGACGAACCCCCAGATCGGAAACTATGGCACCACTCCCAGCGATGCAGAGGCGTCCCGCCCCTACATTGAAGGTTTGGTCGTCCGTGAGTTTTCTCCTATTAGTTCCAACTGGCGTTCCACGCAGGTGACGGACGAGTATCTGGAGCGTTATAACGTTCCCGTGATCTCGGATATCGACACCCGTGCCGTGGTTCGTCACCTGCGCAACCATGGTGTCATGCGCGGCGTCATTTCGACGCTTGAGACGGATGCCGAAAAGCTCGTTGCAAAGGCGCGGGCGATCAAGAAGATGGAAGGCACCGACCTGGCGTCGGTGGTCACCACCAAGACCATCTACGAGTTCGACGCTGAAGATCCGCGCAACCAGGCAGGCGATCCGCTGCTGCCGCAGGCGCGCGACTCCAAGGGCGAACCGCTGCACGTCGTTGCCTACGACTTCGGTATCAAGCAGAACATCCTGCGCATGCTTACGCGCGAGGGCTGCCGTGTCACGGTCGTTCCCGCGACCACGTCTGCAGAAGATGTTCTGGCGATGAACCCCGATGGCATCTTCTTCTCGAATGGCCCCGGAGACCCTGAGCCGCTGGAGTATGCCATTGAGAACGCCCGCAAGCTGAAGGGCCAGAAGCCGATGTTCGGCATCTGCCTGGGCCACCAGATCTTTGGCCTGGCGCTGGGCGGCAAGACCTACAAGCTGAAGTTCGGTCATCATGGCGGAAACCACCCCATCATGAATAAGCAGACCGAGAAGGTTGAGATCACGGCGCAGAACCACAACTTCAACGTCGATCCGGCAAGCCTGCCGGCTGATGTTGCGGTGACGCACGTGAACCTGAACGATGAGACGCTGGCCGGTCTGAAGCATAAGACCGATCCGATGTTCAGCGTGCAGTATCACCCGGAGGCAAGCCCCGGGCCGCACGACTCGCATTATCTCTTCCAGGATTTCCGGAAGATGATGGAGGAGTGGAAGAAGTGA
- a CDS encoding Rieske (2Fe-2S) protein has translation MSQWVRLCSIGEAPEEGKAMQVTTPEGVDVCLARHGGDLHALDNWCPHRRGPLGEGWVEGGAVVCPWHAWAFDLKTGVAHPPERAKVDVFPVKTEGEDVLVDLA, from the coding sequence ATGTCGCAATGGGTACGTTTGTGTTCGATCGGTGAGGCTCCGGAAGAGGGCAAGGCGATGCAGGTAACAACTCCGGAGGGCGTTGACGTGTGTCTTGCACGGCATGGAGGCGATCTGCACGCCCTGGACAACTGGTGCCCGCACCGTCGTGGGCCACTGGGTGAGGGCTGGGTTGAAGGTGGAGCCGTGGTGTGCCCGTGGCACGCCTGGGCCTTCGACCTGAAGACCGGTGTGGCGCATCCGCCGGAGCGAGCCAAGGTCGATGTATTTCCGGTGAAAACCGAAGGCGAGGATGTACTGGTGGATCTTGCCTAG
- a CDS encoding DoxX family protein — protein MSKWLESFQPTTALLLRLALGFALAYWGWSKVIPAHGAGALSALNHHAAFVHSLGMPYWLGYVSAITEFLGGICLLLGLLTRFWAILGAVNMIFAICLVTLHHGYQASQYPLALTVMALMIASFGPGALALDRRIGLD, from the coding sequence ATGAGCAAGTGGCTTGAAAGCTTCCAACCCACCACCGCGCTGTTGCTGCGCCTCGCGCTCGGCTTTGCGCTTGCCTATTGGGGATGGAGCAAGGTGATTCCCGCACACGGCGCGGGCGCACTGTCCGCTCTGAATCATCACGCCGCTTTCGTTCATTCGCTCGGCATGCCGTACTGGCTCGGCTACGTATCCGCCATCACGGAGTTCCTCGGCGGCATCTGTCTTCTGCTGGGCCTGCTGACGCGCTTCTGGGCCATCCTTGGCGCCGTCAACATGATTTTCGCCATCTGCCTGGTCACACTGCACCATGGCTACCAGGCATCGCAGTATCCGCTGGCGCTTACCGTCATGGCCCTGATGATCGCCAGCTTCGGCCCCGGAGCCCTGGCACTGGATCGACGCATCGGTCTCGACTAG
- a CDS encoding DUF1501 domain-containing protein, translating to MSITRRGFMKGGALALVGTSTIPAFLTRSVMAEVNTAAANKKKLVVLFQRGAADGLNIVVPYKEKNYYAMRPSLAIKPEQVLDLDGFFGLHPSMAAFKPLYEQGHLAVVHATGSPDTTRSHFDAQDFMESGTPGLKATQDGWLNRALQEELLRGQSSPFRAVALGGQVPRTLQGKLPAIAISNLQDFSVGGRGPNPSPMSNAFQQMYADSVDAVLHGTGQETFEAVKMLKSADPAHYTPANGAVYPNTPFGNSMKQIAQLLKANLGVEAAFADIGDWDTHQNQGNINGRLANRLKEFSESIAAFWKDMGDDTENITLVTMSEFGRTARQNGTGGTDHGHGNVMFVLGGQVKGGKVYCKWPGLENEQLNEGRDLAITTDFRRVLGEAAYKTLGAKDLKLVFPNTNVQSNDFLNFL from the coding sequence ATGAGCATTACACGGCGTGGATTCATGAAGGGCGGCGCGCTGGCGCTGGTGGGTACCTCCACCATCCCTGCGTTTCTGACTCGGTCCGTTATGGCGGAGGTCAATACCGCCGCAGCAAACAAGAAGAAGCTGGTTGTGCTCTTCCAGCGCGGTGCTGCAGATGGCCTGAACATCGTGGTGCCCTACAAGGAGAAGAACTACTACGCCATGCGTCCGTCGCTGGCCATCAAGCCGGAGCAGGTGCTGGATCTGGATGGCTTCTTCGGTCTGCATCCCTCCATGGCCGCCTTCAAACCGCTCTACGAGCAGGGACACCTTGCGGTGGTGCACGCGACCGGATCGCCGGATACGACACGTTCACATTTCGACGCTCAGGACTTCATGGAAAGCGGTACACCCGGCCTGAAAGCTACGCAGGATGGATGGTTGAACCGAGCTTTGCAGGAAGAGTTACTGCGCGGACAGAGTTCTCCCTTCCGCGCCGTTGCTTTGGGGGGACAGGTGCCGCGCACGCTGCAGGGCAAGTTGCCGGCGATCGCCATCAGCAACCTGCAGGACTTCTCCGTCGGTGGCCGCGGCCCGAATCCTTCACCGATGTCGAATGCCTTCCAGCAGATGTATGCCGATAGCGTAGACGCTGTGTTGCATGGCACAGGGCAGGAGACCTTTGAAGCGGTGAAGATGCTGAAATCCGCCGATCCGGCGCATTACACGCCGGCGAATGGAGCGGTGTACCCCAACACGCCTTTCGGCAACAGCATGAAGCAGATTGCGCAGTTGTTGAAGGCGAACCTTGGTGTGGAAGCTGCGTTTGCCGATATTGGCGACTGGGACACGCACCAGAACCAGGGAAACATCAACGGCCGTCTCGCCAATCGTCTTAAGGAGTTCTCAGAATCGATTGCGGCCTTCTGGAAGGACATGGGAGACGACACCGAGAACATCACTCTGGTGACGATGAGTGAGTTTGGCCGCACTGCGCGACAGAATGGCACGGGCGGCACCGATCATGGTCACGGCAATGTCATGTTCGTGCTGGGCGGACAGGTGAAGGGCGGAAAGGTCTACTGCAAATGGCCTGGACTGGAGAACGAGCAGTTGAACGAAGGCCGCGATCTAGCCATCACGACGGACTTCCGCCGTGTACTGGGTGAGGCGGCGTACAAGACGCTCGGAGCGAAAGACCTGAAGCTCGTATTCCCGAATACGAACGTGCAAAGCAATGATTTCCTGAACTTTTTATGA
- a CDS encoding DUF1800 domain-containing protein, whose protein sequence is MLRSNSSFRALCSAALCCLLAGQPLLAEEAARPQAPNRLTGQERVRYALNRLTFGPRPGDLEAVEKTGLDRWFEQQLHPSAIDDTAMLARLEAYPAMKLSTAELMRRFPSPQMIRVLERTGAPLPGDPAERAIYRSQIEQYRLRTAAQQQGQDVAQMQPQNDMAGDDAASKRDARMLAAGVQPGQPQRLARELSGMPPQERFDRILNLDTSDLMALRMIGQQKLPALVEGMTPEQKETLAALGGTARLVGAELMEQRLIREIYSTHQLEEVMTSFWTNHFNVYLRKNAQEPYYLPSYERDVIRPRALGNFEDLLVAVAKSPAMLVYLDNFQSTGPKSQAATRQPLLQRASAQQRPTGLNENYARELMELHTLGVNGGYTQKDVTEVAKVFTGWTLDPGFRPQQEIRRSVFGGRQQAARQIGMNIASANQFAFLERRHEPGSKTVLGVTIQESGEQEGLQVLHILATSPATAHFLSEKLAERFVSDHPIPKLVDKMAASFTRSHGEIKAVLKTMFDAPEFWAASNDEAKFKTPEEFLVSAVRATGAEVENPLPLVQAMNTLGMPLYGAQPPTGYKSDQETWLNTAALVNRMNFGIRLGHSLPGVLVGNPATSGNSDETREKALEIALLGRPASAGTRKTVLEQFRNSGLQAQAEKDFMASPEQGSQMQANPGARPPRPVVPASNLDDQTANMIGLLIGSPEFQRR, encoded by the coding sequence ATGCTTCGTTCCAATTCCAGTTTCCGTGCTCTCTGTTCCGCCGCGCTTTGCTGTCTGCTGGCCGGTCAGCCCCTGTTGGCGGAAGAGGCGGCGAGGCCGCAGGCGCCCAACCGCCTTACAGGGCAGGAGCGTGTTCGCTACGCGCTGAATCGCCTTACCTTTGGTCCACGACCGGGCGACCTGGAAGCTGTCGAAAAGACCGGCCTTGACCGGTGGTTCGAGCAGCAGCTCCATCCTTCTGCCATAGACGACACGGCGATGCTTGCGCGTCTGGAAGCCTATCCGGCGATGAAACTGAGCACGGCCGAGTTGATGAGGCGGTTTCCCAGCCCCCAGATGATCCGCGTTCTGGAGCGCACCGGGGCTCCCTTGCCAGGCGACCCGGCGGAGAGGGCCATCTACCGCAGCCAGATCGAGCAGTACAGACTGCGCACCGCTGCGCAGCAGCAGGGGCAGGATGTGGCCCAGATGCAACCGCAGAACGATATGGCGGGTGACGATGCGGCTTCCAAGCGGGATGCGCGCATGCTGGCGGCAGGCGTTCAGCCGGGGCAGCCGCAGCGACTTGCCCGGGAGCTGTCGGGGATGCCTCCCCAGGAGCGCTTTGATCGCATCCTGAACCTGGATACGAGTGATCTGATGGCTCTGCGCATGATCGGACAGCAAAAGCTGCCCGCCCTTGTCGAAGGCATGACACCCGAGCAGAAGGAGACGCTCGCTGCTTTAGGGGGCACCGCGCGTCTGGTTGGAGCGGAGTTGATGGAGCAGCGTCTTATCCGCGAGATTTACTCGACGCACCAGCTGGAAGAGGTGATGACCAGCTTCTGGACAAACCACTTCAACGTCTACCTCCGTAAGAACGCACAGGAACCGTACTACCTGCCGAGCTACGAGCGGGATGTGATCCGCCCCCGCGCCCTGGGCAACTTTGAAGACCTTCTGGTGGCAGTGGCGAAGAGTCCGGCCATGCTGGTTTACCTCGACAACTTCCAAAGCACCGGACCGAAGTCGCAGGCGGCGACGCGCCAGCCGCTCTTGCAGCGTGCATCCGCGCAGCAGCGGCCCACGGGGCTGAATGAAAACTACGCACGCGAACTGATGGAACTGCATACGCTGGGCGTGAACGGCGGCTATACGCAAAAGGACGTAACCGAGGTGGCGAAGGTCTTTACCGGATGGACGCTCGATCCGGGGTTCCGGCCACAGCAGGAGATTCGCCGGAGTGTGTTCGGCGGCCGTCAGCAGGCGGCCCGGCAGATCGGCATGAATATCGCCTCGGCAAACCAGTTTGCCTTTCTCGAACGCCGCCATGAACCGGGCTCGAAGACGGTGCTTGGCGTAACGATCCAGGAAAGTGGCGAACAGGAAGGGCTCCAGGTTCTGCACATCCTGGCGACAAGTCCCGCTACGGCGCACTTCCTCAGCGAAAAGCTGGCGGAGCGTTTCGTCAGCGATCATCCCATCCCGAAGCTGGTCGATAAGATGGCGGCCAGTTTTACGCGCTCGCACGGCGAGATCAAAGCGGTGTTGAAGACGATGTTCGATGCTCCGGAGTTCTGGGCGGCTTCGAACGATGAGGCCAAATTCAAGACGCCGGAAGAGTTCCTGGTCAGCGCTGTGCGAGCCACCGGAGCCGAAGTGGAGAACCCGCTGCCGCTGGTGCAGGCCATGAACACGCTCGGAATGCCACTGTATGGCGCTCAGCCGCCGACCGGATACAAGAGTGACCAGGAGACATGGCTGAATACAGCCGCGCTGGTCAATCGCATGAACTTCGGCATCCGCCTGGGTCACAGTCTGCCGGGCGTGCTGGTGGGCAACCCGGCCACCAGCGGTAACTCGGATGAGACCAGGGAGAAGGCGTTGGAGATCGCCCTGCTGGGGCGTCCGGCGAGTGCCGGGACACGGAAAACCGTACTTGAACAGTTCCGCAACTCCGGCCTGCAAGCCCAGGCGGAGAAAGACTTTATGGCATCTCCTGAGCAGGGAAGTCAGATGCAGGCAAATCCCGGGGCAAGGCCTCCGCGGCCGGTAGTTCCGGCATCGAATCTGGATGATCAGACGGCCAACATGATTGGCCTACTGATCGGGTCACCGGAGTTTCAGCGGCGTTAG
- a CDS encoding alpha-ketoacid dehydrogenase subunit alpha/beta, translating into MPRNAAAATSSKKASDYGGLSPQQLVEFYRYMYLSRRIDDREILLKRQQKIFFQISCAGHEALQVAAGFALKPGYDWFVPYYRDRAISLVLGQTAEDQLLQAVGAATDPQSGGRQMPSHWTSKKLHIVSPSSATATQCLHAVGVAEAGRYFSQRPDAAKKADGDYRQFKDVIFYNDEVAYTSIGEGSTSQGEFWESLNTASNNKLPVLFLVEDNGYAISTPVECNTPGGNISHLVANFPNFFFAEVDGTDAVASYKALTEAVAYCRSGKGPALVHGHVIRPYSHSLSDDERAYRTAAELEADALRDPIARMQAFLIQEGILDQEGVTVLEKKVDAEVQRAADAALTAPIPAEDSILVHQYSEDLKPTADVFSTEARPGADTTERTMADLINACLHDEMRRDERILVFGEDVADVSREEGLRKGELKGKGGVFKLTHGLQKEFGGDRCFNSPLAEANIVGRGIGMAVRGLKPVVEIQFFDYIWPAVHQMRNELSVMRWRSNGTFSSPMVIRCPIGGYLTGGSIYHSQSGESIFTHTPGIRVVMPSNALDANGLLRTAIRCDDPVLFLEHKRLYREPISKGVYPGPEYMIPFGKAKIVKPGKHLTVVTYGAVVPRTLQAAARLERETGVSAEVIDLRSLSPYDWEAIAESVRKTSRVLIAHEDMISWGYGAEIAARIADELFHDLDAPVRRVAGMDTFVAYQPVLEDIILPQPEKIYAAMKDLAEF; encoded by the coding sequence ATGCCTCGCAACGCCGCAGCAGCTACGTCCTCGAAGAAGGCTTCCGATTACGGTGGCCTAAGTCCGCAGCAACTCGTTGAGTTTTACCGCTACATGTATCTTTCGCGCCGGATTGACGACCGAGAGATCCTGCTGAAACGGCAGCAAAAAATCTTCTTCCAGATCTCCTGCGCCGGGCATGAAGCCCTGCAGGTGGCCGCCGGCTTCGCTCTGAAGCCGGGTTACGACTGGTTTGTGCCGTACTACCGCGACCGGGCCATCAGCCTGGTGCTTGGCCAGACGGCGGAAGACCAGTTGCTGCAGGCTGTGGGCGCCGCGACCGATCCGCAGAGCGGCGGCCGCCAGATGCCTTCGCACTGGACCAGCAAGAAGCTGCACATTGTCAGCCCGTCCTCGGCGACCGCGACCCAGTGCCTGCATGCTGTTGGCGTGGCAGAGGCTGGCCGCTACTTCAGCCAGAGGCCAGACGCCGCGAAGAAGGCCGATGGCGACTATCGCCAGTTCAAGGACGTGATCTTTTACAACGATGAGGTTGCATATACCTCCATCGGTGAAGGCTCGACCTCGCAGGGCGAGTTCTGGGAGTCGCTGAATACCGCCTCCAACAACAAGCTGCCGGTGCTGTTCCTGGTGGAAGACAACGGCTATGCCATCTCCACTCCGGTGGAGTGCAACACGCCGGGCGGCAACATCTCGCACCTGGTGGCGAACTTCCCGAACTTCTTTTTCGCCGAAGTCGACGGGACCGATGCTGTTGCCAGCTACAAGGCACTGACCGAGGCCGTTGCCTACTGCCGCAGCGGCAAAGGGCCGGCGCTGGTGCATGGCCACGTGATTCGCCCGTATTCGCACTCGCTGTCTGACGATGAGCGCGCCTACCGCACCGCTGCCGAGCTGGAAGCGGATGCTCTGCGCGATCCCATCGCCAGGATGCAGGCGTTCCTGATCCAGGAGGGAATTCTGGACCAGGAGGGCGTCACCGTGCTTGAAAAGAAAGTGGATGCCGAGGTGCAGCGTGCGGCAGATGCCGCCCTGACGGCTCCGATTCCGGCGGAAGATTCGATCCTGGTCCACCAGTATTCTGAAGACCTGAAGCCTACGGCGGATGTGTTTTCGACCGAGGCAAGGCCCGGTGCCGATACGACCGAGCGCACCATGGCCGACCTGATCAATGCCTGCCTGCATGACGAGATGCGGCGCGATGAACGCATCCTGGTCTTTGGCGAGGATGTTGCCGATGTCAGCCGTGAAGAAGGACTGCGCAAGGGCGAGCTCAAAGGCAAAGGCGGCGTCTTCAAGCTGACCCATGGCCTGCAGAAGGAGTTCGGCGGAGATCGCTGCTTCAACTCGCCCCTGGCGGAGGCCAATATTGTCGGTCGCGGTATCGGAATGGCTGTACGCGGTCTGAAGCCGGTTGTGGAGATTCAGTTCTTCGACTACATCTGGCCGGCTGTCCACCAGATGCGCAACGAGCTGAGCGTGATGCGCTGGCGCTCGAATGGCACCTTCTCTTCGCCGATGGTCATTCGCTGCCCGATTGGCGGCTACCTGACCGGTGGATCGATCTATCACTCGCAGTCGGGCGAGAGCATTTTCACGCATACCCCGGGTATCCGTGTTGTGATGCCGTCGAACGCGCTGGATGCGAACGGGCTTCTACGTACGGCCATCCGTTGCGACGACCCGGTACTCTTCCTGGAGCACAAACGGCTGTATCGCGAGCCGATCTCCAAGGGTGTGTATCCGGGGCCGGAGTACATGATTCCGTTCGGCAAGGCGAAGATCGTCAAGCCGGGCAAGCATCTGACGGTGGTCACCTATGGCGCCGTAGTTCCGCGCACACTGCAGGCCGCAGCCCGATTGGAGCGCGAGACCGGGGTGAGCGCGGAGGTCATCGACCTGCGTTCTCTCTCGCCGTATGACTGGGAAGCGATCGCCGAGTCGGTCCGCAAGACGAGCCGGGTGCTGATTGCGCATGAGGACATGATCAGCTGGGGCTATGGGGCGGAGATTGCCGCTCGCATCGCCGACGAGCTGTTCCATGATCTGGACGCTCCGGTGCGCCGCGTTGCGGGCATGGATACCTTTGTGGCCTACCAGCCGGTGCTGGAGGACATCATCCTGCCCCAGCCGGAGAAGATCTACGCCGCGATGAAAGACCTGGCGGAGTTCTAA
- a CDS encoding S8 family peptidase — MPMLRNCLSGFTFLCAAITAQAQTPLNNVVPHRYLVVYRQGAQQAQVAAARQRMGMATRRNSAGLGIDAFALASDADVRSLARDPDVEFVLQDRVVRASRIQTENLPIDKHPLGHGAANPPGWRNLPVAGNSTADSDYSSPQGWAVAQVGAYGAGYLGQTSYGPWNLTMGAGIRIAVLDSGVDQQHPDIAPNIALNLTEIDQTAQPSPCDDGSPQDQQGHGTFSASLAAGAYGANTGLTVGVAPQAQILNIKVLQRTPDAALQCANGQASGLLSWTIQGIQDAIDNHANVIVMPFGTMVDLYTGDGAGLKTMYDRVTHAAAQAGIVLVASAGNDGFDFSNPRYLELPAQARDVLAVVASTNPACAENTAKGATCQAGPVSLAYYSNRGTPLNAVAAPGGSYPAGSDTGVTGWVRAACSNGKPFTSDGAPSVAQHSFGCFNLGHQQYVRAMGTSASAPLAAGVAALVMAAHPGWSAATVVNTLRNTAISSATMPYGVVNAAAALGIH; from the coding sequence ATGCCGATGCTTCGCAACTGCCTGTCTGGATTCACCTTTCTTTGCGCCGCAATCACGGCACAGGCGCAGACGCCGCTCAACAATGTTGTGCCGCACCGCTACCTGGTGGTCTACCGCCAGGGTGCGCAGCAGGCGCAGGTTGCTGCGGCGCGCCAACGGATGGGAATGGCAACCCGGCGGAACAGCGCGGGCCTGGGCATCGATGCCTTTGCGCTGGCCAGTGATGCGGACGTTCGTAGTCTGGCCCGCGACCCGGACGTCGAGTTCGTTCTGCAGGATCGCGTGGTGCGAGCCAGCAGGATCCAGACCGAAAATCTCCCCATCGACAAGCATCCCTTGGGCCATGGAGCCGCCAACCCGCCTGGATGGCGCAACCTCCCCGTCGCGGGAAACAGCACGGCGGACAGCGACTACAGCTCCCCGCAGGGTTGGGCCGTCGCCCAGGTGGGCGCCTATGGCGCAGGCTATCTGGGCCAGACAAGCTACGGCCCATGGAACCTGACCATGGGTGCGGGGATCCGCATTGCTGTGCTGGACTCCGGGGTAGACCAGCAGCACCCGGATATTGCACCGAACATTGCTCTGAACCTGACCGAGATTGACCAGACGGCACAGCCAAGTCCCTGCGATGACGGCTCGCCGCAGGATCAACAGGGCCACGGAACCTTCTCCGCTTCGCTCGCCGCCGGCGCCTATGGCGCAAATACGGGGCTGACCGTCGGCGTCGCTCCACAGGCGCAGATTTTGAATATCAAGGTACTGCAGCGTACGCCGGATGCTGCCCTTCAGTGCGCCAACGGCCAGGCCAGCGGCCTGCTGAGCTGGACGATCCAGGGCATTCAGGATGCCATCGACAACCACGCCAACGTGATCGTGATGCCCTTTGGCACCATGGTGGACCTGTACACAGGCGACGGCGCGGGGCTGAAAACCATGTACGACCGCGTGACGCACGCTGCGGCGCAGGCAGGCATTGTTCTGGTCGCCTCAGCGGGTAACGATGGATTTGATTTCAGCAATCCCCGTTATCTGGAGCTGCCGGCGCAGGCACGCGATGTGCTGGCGGTGGTAGCTTCCACCAACCCGGCCTGCGCGGAGAACACAGCCAAGGGAGCCACCTGCCAGGCTGGCCCGGTCTCACTGGCCTATTACAGCAACCGCGGAACCCCCTTGAATGCCGTCGCCGCCCCTGGCGGAAGCTATCCCGCTGGCTCCGATACCGGCGTGACCGGCTGGGTGCGAGCCGCCTGCAGCAACGGCAAGCCATTCACCTCCGATGGAGCGCCCTCAGTTGCTCAGCATAGCTTCGGCTGCTTTAATCTTGGGCACCAGCAGTATGTCCGAGCCATGGGAACCAGCGCGTCGGCTCCATTGGCGGCGGGAGTCGCGGCACTGGTTATGGCGGCACATCCCGGCTGGAGCGCGGCAACTGTCGTCAACACACTGCGCAACACAGCCATCTCCTCGGCTACGATGCCCTACGGTGTAGTGAATGCGGCGGCTGCGCTGGGCATTCACTAG
- a CDS encoding mechanosensitive ion channel family protein has product MMHLSAAAPQETRTVQPERSWNEDLSNFLHHDLPKIGFILLFGFILQRITLFFVKRMRLMAERQVGNSQRASQLRTMSSVLRATGYGAIGFYVLLQILPIFDIDLKPLLASAGVVGLGISFGAQSIFKDMLNGIFILIEDQFNVGDTVKMAGLTGTVEDMSLRCTILRDGDGTQNIIPNSQITTVQNLSRDYSVASLQVSIDAGEDPDKIMALLGKVALEVRTDMAFRQVAIEDPKVLGVDKINGREVIYLVNTKVRANQKDGVLRELRRRMLLAFDKGGIKLGIPSSAIMVNMPDPTLPNAAPVVPGSES; this is encoded by the coding sequence ATGATGCACCTTTCTGCAGCAGCCCCGCAAGAAACTCGCACAGTACAGCCGGAACGTTCGTGGAACGAAGACCTGAGCAATTTCCTGCATCACGATCTACCGAAGATCGGCTTCATTCTGTTATTTGGTTTTATCCTGCAGCGCATCACGCTGTTTTTCGTTAAGCGCATGCGGCTGATGGCGGAGCGCCAGGTCGGCAACTCGCAGCGCGCCTCGCAGCTTCGCACCATGTCGTCAGTGCTTCGCGCCACCGGGTATGGCGCCATTGGCTTCTATGTTCTGCTGCAGATTCTGCCGATCTTCGACATCGATCTGAAGCCCCTGCTGGCTTCCGCCGGCGTCGTCGGACTGGGTATCTCTTTTGGAGCGCAGTCCATCTTCAAGGACATGCTGAACGGCATCTTCATCCTGATCGAAGATCAGTTCAACGTGGGCGACACCGTAAAAATGGCGGGCCTGACCGGCACCGTGGAGGACATGAGCCTGCGCTGCACCATTCTGCGCGACGGCGACGGAACGCAGAACATCATCCCCAACTCGCAGATCACCACCGTGCAGAACCTCTCGCGAGACTATTCGGTCGCTTCTCTGCAGGTCAGCATCGACGCCGGAGAAGACCCGGACAAAATCATGGCTCTGCTTGGGAAGGTTGCCCTGGAGGTACGGACCGACATGGCCTTCCGCCAGGTCGCCATTGAAGACCCGAAGGTGCTGGGCGTGGACAAGATCAACGGCCGCGAGGTGATCTACCTGGTGAACACCAAGGTCCGCGCCAACCAGAAGGACGGCGTCCTGCGGGAGCTGCGGCGGCGCATGCTCCTGGCCTTTGACAAGGGAGGCATCAAGCTGGGCATTCCGTCCAGCGCCATCATGGTCAACATGCCGGACCCGACGCTGCCCAACGCAGCGCCGGTGGTTCCCGGCAGCGAGAGCTAG